The following are encoded together in the Bradysia coprophila strain Holo2 unplaced genomic scaffold, BU_Bcop_v1 contig_250, whole genome shotgun sequence genome:
- the LOC119078385 gene encoding uncharacterized protein K02A2.6-like has translation MDVPLNAVCARIQQRPEDNNQQKLIESLQQKFSSVFNSSVGTCTKTKAVLRLKPDAKSVFRPSRPVPYAALPIVEAELERLTSEGVLSPVTYSEWATPIVTAKKPNGSIRMCADFSTGLNEALENFEYPLPTADSIFATLNGGKYFSKIDLADAYFQVLVDDGSKKYLTINTHKGLFQYNRLPFGIKIASAMFQQIVDAMIAGLKRTGGFMDDVLVNGRTIEEHNQNLLALFERIEEWGFHVRLEKCKFLMTEVHYLGFIIDEFGRRPDKSKIEAICNMPEPHDVSTVRSFLGMLNYYAQFVKEMRDLRYPLDQLVCKGAKFVWTDECRKSFQRAKEILQSDLLLTHYDPNIDLIVAADASLHGIGAVILHRFPDGTQKAIEHASRTLTPAEKNYGQIEKEALSLIFAAKKFHKMIWGRTFTLQTDHQPLLAIFGSKKGIPVHTSSRLQRWALTLMPYNFNIQFINTDKFGHADVLSRLIESQKSCDETMVIASVHVMEQEIERILVDAIRMLPVTAEMVQKCSQEDVVLSNVMKYLQTSWPTHIENEEEKILYNRRESLAEINGCLLFNDRVIVPSLLRTKVLNHLHVAHPGIVRMKALARSYVYWPNIDKDVTDCVQKCSRCASAARAPVKSELHSWPKAKQVWSRIHIDYKVTQNNGAQFTSHEFDEFCNSEGICHIPTPSVHPQSNGQAERFVDTFKRALTKAKGEESVANVLQRFLQRYRITPNAQLPNNCTPAEIMLGRKMNSSLDLIKPKEKIELLRDTKMEMDFNVKHGAKERIFEPKQRVFVRDFRGGKTIWSPAEIIERIGSVIYTVGCDGIIWRRHANQIRVRYSDDVGDSDPTLSLLLDTFDIMDQPVQLPNDENPLPENDHSNQPNSPEITASADNVNNIPPNPNIGGRPQRNRKPPVRTNFSKTIGGRYEDS, from the exons ATGGACGTACCATTGAACGCAGTGTGTGCTCGAATCCAACAACGTCCGGAGGACAACAATCAACAGAAACTCATCGAGagtttacaacaaaaattttcttcagtcTTCAACTCTTCTGTGGGAACATGTACCAAAACGAAGGCAGTATTGAGATTGAAACCAGATgcaaaatcagtttttcgacCGAGCCGACCAGTTCCATATGCTGCATTACCAATTGTCGAGGCAGAATTGGAACGACTCACAAGTGAAGGTGTTTTGTCACCAGTGACATACTCAGAATGGGCTACACCGATTGTTACCGCGAAGAAACCGAACGGGTCAATTCGTATGTGTGCAGATTTTTCCACTGGTCTCAATGAAGCTTTGGAGAATTTCGAGTATCCGCTACCTACAGcagattcaatttttgctacGCTAAACGGAGGTaaatatttctctaaaattgaTCTTGCTGACGCATATTTTCAAGTCTTAGTCGATGACGGCTCCAAGAAATATTTGACAATCAACACACACAAAGGATTGTTCCAATACAATCGATTACCTTTTGGAATCAAAATCGCATCAGCAATGTTCCAACAAATCGTTGATGCTATGATCGCCGGGCTGAAACGTACAGGCGGTTTCATGGATGACGTTTTGGTCAACGGACGTACCATCGAAGAACATAATCAAAATTTGCTCGCTCTTTTCGAGCGAATCGAGGAGTGGGGCTTTCATGttcgtttggaaaaatgcaaatttttgatGACTGAGGTGCACTATTTGGGATTCATCATTGACGAATTTGGTCGACGACCcgataaatcaaaaattgaagcAATTTGCAACATGCCAGAGCCACATGACGTTTCAACAGTTCGTTCATTTCTGGGAATGCTAAATTACTACGCGCAATTTGTCAAAGAAATGCGAGATTTACGTTACCCATTGGATCAATTGGTGTGCAAGGGCGCAAAATTTGTGTGGACGGACGAATGTAGAAAATCATTCCAACGCGCAAAAGAAATTCTTCAATCCGATCTACTTCTAACGCACTACGATCCCAACATCGATTTAATTGTGGCAGCAGACGCTTCGCTACATGGCATTGGTGCCGTTATTTTACATCGTTTTCCGGATGGAACGCAAAAAGCCATCGAACACGCTTCCAGAACACTCACACCAGCTGAAAAGAATTACGGTCAAATCGAGAAGGAGGCATTGTCATTGATTTTTGCGGCAAAAAAGTTCCACAAAATGATTTGGGGTAGAACATTCACTCTTCAGACGGATCATCAACCGCTTCTTGCAATTTTTGGTTCGAAGAAAGGAATTCCTGTACACACATCAAGCAGACTTCAGCGTTGGGCACTGACATTGATGCCGTACAATTTCAACATCCAATTTATCAACACAGACAAATTTGGTCATGCAGACGTTTTATCGCGCTTGATTGAAAGTCAAAAATCATGCGATGAGACGATGGTTATCGCTTCTGTTCACGTCATGGAACAGGAAATCGAAAGAATTTTGGTCGACGCAATTAGAATGTTACCAGTAACCGCAGAAATGGTTCAGAAATGTTCACAAGAGGACGTGGTACTTTCCAATGTTATGAAATACCTGCAAACTTCTTGGCCGACCCACATCGAAAACGAAGAGGAGAAAATTCTCTATAACCGACGAGAATCTTTGGCGGAAATAAATGGTTGCCTACTGTTCAATGACCGGGTAATCGTTCCTTCATTATTACGTACTAAAGTTCTCAATCATCTTCATGTAGCACATCCTGGAATCGTACGCATGAAAGCATTGGCTCGCAGTTATGTCTATTGGCCAAACATAGACAAAGACGTAACCGACTGTGTCCAAAAATGTTCCAGGTGTGCATCTGCAGCTCGTGCTCCTGTCAAAAGTGAATTGCATTCGTGGCCGAAAGCGAAACAGGTTTGGTCTCGCATTCACATCGACTACAAAGTAACTCAAA ATAATGGTGCACAATTTACTTCACACGAATTCGACGAATTTTGCAATTCCGAAGGAATTTGTCACATTCCGACTCCATCAGTTCATCCACAATCGAATGGACAAGCAGAACGATTCGTGGACACATTCAAACGCGCTCTAACAAAAGCAAAAGGGGAAGAAAGTGTGGCGAACGTTCTTCAACGATTTTTGCAACGTTATCGTATCACACCGAATGCACAGTTACCGAACAACTGTACTCCAGCTGAAATCATGTTGGGCCGTAAAATGAACTCATCGCTCGATTTAATCAAACCGAAAGAGAAAATCGAACTTCTACGTGACacgaaaatggaaatggattTCAATGTGAAGCACGGAGCCAAAGAAAGGATTTTCGAACCAAAACAACGAGTTTTTGTACGAGATTTTCGTGGaggaaaaacaatttggtCACCGGCTGAAATAATCGAACGTATTGGATCAGTCATTTACACAGTTGGCTGCGATGGAATAATTTGGCGTCGACACGCAAATCAAATTCGAGTTCGATACAGCGATGACGTTGGTGATTCAGATCCGACTTTGAGTTTACTGTTGGACACTTTTGACATCATGGATCAACCAGTTCAATTACCGAATGATGAAAATCCATTGCCAGAAAATGATCACAGCAATCAACCGAATTCACCTGAAATCACTGCATCTGCCGATAACGTGAACAATATTCCTCCGAATCCAAACATTGGTGGCCGACCTCAACGTAATCGTAAACCTCCGGTACGCACTAATTTCTCAAAGACAATTGGTGGTAGATATGAAGATTCTTAA
- the LOC119078369 gene encoding prostatic acid phosphatase-like, producing the protein MSALANLAGLYPPTGYQIWNFMILWQPVPVHTQPRDEDYLLAANRRCDRFDYFMLQFMNTSAYTDLFTKYRSLINYVEINSGTKIRTITDINDIYDTLFVERLKGFRLPDWAEKVMVPGGDFEYLAFNWLAIFTQMTEQKRLKSGWLLKEILDHCTSKIRSTLSPNRSIFMYFGHDITLGNMLNSLGLFQPLHVPPYASCLLFELYEGNGHPYLQLFYRRYLNDNNPQPLFIPDCGLKCPLSSWYEKYKDILPTQSFPDECRLRPGETLPPDGNPENNSL; encoded by the exons ATGTCTGCACTAGCAAATTTgg CTGGCCTCTATCCACCGACAGGCTATCAAATCTGGAATTTTATGATCCTTTGGCAGCCAGTTCCTG TACATACTCAACCTCGTGACGAAGATTATCTTTTAGCTGCTAACAGACGATGCGAtcgttttgattattttatgCTTCAGTTTATGAACACTTCCGCCTACACcgatttatttacaaaatacaGATCACTGATTAATTACGTAGAAATAAATAGTGGGACAAAGATACGCACAATAACTGATATAAACGATATATATGACACACTATTCGTTGAACGATTAAAAGGTTTTCGTCTACCAGACTGGGCAGAAAAG GTTATGGTTCCTGGCGGAGACTTTGAATATCTTGCATTTAATTGGTTAGCAATCTTCACACAAATGACCGAACAGAAAAGATTGAAATCGGG ATGgcttttaaaagaaattctagacCATTGTACCAGTAAAATTCGATCAACATTATCGCCAAATCGAtcaatttttatgtatttCGGTCATGACATTACCTTAGGAAACATGTTGAACAGTCTGGGACTATTTCAGCCG TTACATGTTCCACCCTATGCAAGTTGCCTGTTATTTGAGTTGTACGAAGGCAATGGACATCCTTATTTACAACTCTTCTACCGGAGATATTTGAATGACAATAATCCTCAGCCATTATTCATTCCCGACTGTGGACTAAAATGTCCGCTATCTTCTTGGTATGAAAAGTATAAAGATATTTTGCCCACGCAAAGTTTTCCAGACGAATGCCGATTACGACCAGGCGAAACATTGCCGCCTGACGGTAATCCAGAAAACAATTCGTTATGA